A stretch of the Channa argus isolate prfri chromosome 9, Channa argus male v1.0, whole genome shotgun sequence genome encodes the following:
- the lrrfip1a gene encoding leucine-rich repeat flightless-interacting protein 1 isoform X9 produces MGTQGTGRKRSTKKERSTAEDDALNLIAREAEARLAAKRAARAEAREIRMKELERQQKEIFQVQKKYYGLNTKSDDRVDSKWGDIEQWMEDSERYSRSLQIHTLSDDDERLSMGSRGSVRGSPHKKSKKKKKHKHKDRDKNGYDDYYSVISSRSSRLSDDSRVSRASRVDLQPASYASSDLYSFNGLSSRNPGSTFNGYKSSLYEGSPCSGSRLVSGSVSHPLEYTSYRSSSSRASSRASSARASPVDNCSSVASYLRSKTSSNVLPRDLDNVTIPDFTDQLEDKDYLEKGSRAASILTTGTLTTSGGTSSRRGSGETAITVDAETSIREIKEIHELKDQIQDVETKYTQNLKDVKDVLAEMEEKYRKAMVSNAQLDNEKTNLMYQVDTLKDSLMELEELLSESRREFEEKVKEYEREKHAHSVLQFQFKEVKETLKQSEELLNEIRQLRIKQDGFVREISDLQETLEWKDKKIGALERQKEYTDAIRIERDELREEVVKLKDILKKHGIVLGPDLNINGDIGEAEVDGLPPSGDSVPNTAQDSQTSPTEGNSMLGNTEEIQLRSSAEEEVEPEQQQEMLKEEPKENHLSFDTHCNIADESTLKTSSEEQPIEKQQTCLPKEEDSIGDNVLSKDLNVDINGRPVTEAECVISKIICSPELGEILTSAEESVPERETAQGADLGEPSKSDLGEKEVKSGGVETQSDDSRGKCRKLFEEQECKQEVVEESNLRITESCPQQKGIEDVMKETLPESVSAESNPEPQQELENVIEAENDEIEEPSRSQPQGASATGKKKKRKRRGKKKGFTHEDKHQHKDGTEKQNSIEETDVELIKGDNWPKTEPNIDSSVTETFKELKMDHIEITQDRQETEDVATEVRVEPTESFSHKGALNEPNMEHVTNEHEEEQSLETKTVQEVEASLKIPYQMETTKESRIEPTKDEQDKEQLLQIEKVEEVDSLTSPSDANLSASDVTLILNIEDTDNKEFTSSVDDPKFGDPSNNGEDNPSEPENVHLVENEVGCVEQTKPECTTNNSSFETNSIQNTETESHNSSNGDITADQSEESNDFQMLSLKGLSHSESPPGPEEATGTVKEPGVDTEREGSSPSVSCHGDHQSEFNQDTIEKEKLTGNLRESEDLIEIDSSLHEEEGDTCDSATFTKNTELEAEECLLEPVAQAEQFCEIESQRVMCIDQTDEYHGEVSLETKAITTTTMSSRGESSREVSEIGFPVEQESAAVEDSGQENCKNYQENEKSIFLSAEQLHESSKDKSENHGSNPPSQHDSDEDENEQSFDFDDIDMEAAIASNPSGNPQQEEVEDGVEVMSDEGNIDSSGLCQSNTEPHENTQDKTVDDETDVKCLVEDSNRAGTLAEESSIFPQDSKNTHEEADCEKEENVCEEQVNTQKDETNEADEASLVTEEGKGLSVVEHNATSLDVVEEGLDVIQHEMQDKDLLLPKIADQGTSNKESPESGKDLKKNSKKGKGKSREECKMS; encoded by the exons GCAGAGGCCAGGCTCGCAGCGAAGAGGGCAGCCAGGGCAGAAGCCAGAGAGATCCGCATGAAGGAGCTTGAGAGACAACAGAAAGAG ATCTTTCAGGTGCAGAAG AAATATTATGGCTTGAACACCAAATCAGATGACCGTGTGGACAGTAAATGGGGAGATATTGAACAGTGGATG GAGGACAGTGAGAGATACTCACGTTCCTTACAGATACACACG CTCTCAGATGACGATGAGCGACTGTCAATGGGAAGCCGGGGCAGTGTCAGG GGCTCCCCTCATAAgaagtcaaagaaaaagaagaaacataagCACAAAGACAGAGAT AAGAATGGCTATGATGATTATTACAGCGTTATATCCAGCAGG AGCTCCAGGCTGAGTGATGACAGCCGGGTGTCTCGTGCCTCCAGAGTAGACCTGCAGCCG GCATCTTATgcttcttctgacttgtataGCTTCAATGGTCTGTCTTCCAGAAACCCAGGTTCAACTTTCAATGGGTACAAG AGCTCCTTATATGAAGGAAGCCCCTGCAGTGGATCTCGGCTAGTCTCTGGCTCAGTCTCCCAT CCTTTAGAGTACACTAGTTATCgcagctccagctccagagCCTCCAGCAGGGCCAGTTCAGCCCGTGCCAGCCCAGTG GACAACTGCAGCTCAGTTGCAAGTTATTTAAGGAGTAAAACCAGCAGCAATGTCCTGCCCCGGGACCTGGACAATGTTACTATTCCTGACTTTACAGAT cagTTGGAGGACAAAGATTATCTTGAGAAG GGATCTCGAGCAGCTTCTATCTTAACAACAGGAACCCTAACCACCTCAGGTGGGACATCCTCCCGGAGAGGAAGTGGAGAGACAGCAATAACTGTAGATGCTGAGACCTCCATACGAGAAATCAAG GAGATTCATGAACTGAAGGATCAGATTCAAGATGTGGAAACCAAGTACACACAGAACCTAAAAGACGTCAAG GATGTATTAGCAGAAATGGAGGAGAAATATCGGAAAGCCATGGTGTCCAACGCCCAGCTGGataatgagaaaacaaacttGATGTACCAGGTGGACACACTCAAGGACTCACTCATGGAACTGGAGGAACTGTTGTCTGAGTCGCGCCGGGAATTTGAGGAGAAAGTCAAG GAATATGAGCGAGAGAAACATGCCCACAGTGTTCTTCAGTTCCAGTTCAAAGAAGTGAAAGAGACGCTAAAACAAAGTGAAGAGCTGCTAAAT GAGATTCGTCAGCTGCGTATAAAACAGGATGGTTTTGTTAGAGAAATATCAGACCTGCAGGAGACACTGGAGTGGAAGGATAAAAAAATTGGG GCTTTAGAGCGACAGAAAGAATACACAGATGCAATCCGAATTGAGCGAGATGAGCTCAGAGAAGAGGTTGTGAAGCTCAAAGACATTTTGAAG AAACATGGAATAGTATTGGGACCTGATCTGAACATCAATGGGGACATTGGTGAGGCAGAAGTTGATGGACTGCCCCCCAGTGGAGACTCTGTCCCAAACACAGCTCAGGATTCACAGACCTCCCCAACGGAGGGGAACAGCATGCTTG GCAACACAGAGGAGATACAGTTAAGAAGTAGTGCAGAGGAAGAGGTGGAACCAGAGCAGCAGCAAGAAATGCTGAAAGAGGAACCAAAAGAGAATCACTTGAGCTTTGATACACACTGTAATATTGCTGATGAGTCCACACTGAAAACATCTAGTGAGGAACAACCTatagaaaaacaacagacatgCTTACCCAAAGAAGAAGACAGCATCGGAGACAATGTCCTTAGCAAGGACTTAAATGTTGACATTAATGGCCGCCCAGTCACAGAAGCCGAATGTGTAATAAGTAAAATTATTTGCAGCCCTGAACTTGGAGAAATTTTAACAAGTGCTGAGGAAAGTGTTCCAGAAAGAGAAACTGCTCAGGGGGCAGATTTGGGAGAACCAAGTAAGTCTGATTTAGGGGAGAAAGAAGTCAAAAGCGGTGGTGTTGAAACACAGAGTGATGATAGTAGAGGTAAATGTAGAAAGCTTTTTGAAGAGCAAGAATGCAAACAGGAAGTTGTTGAGGAAAGTAATTTGAGGATTACAGAATCATGTCCTCAGCAAAAAGGAATAGAGGATGTTATGAAAGAAACCTTACCGGAGTCAGTCTCTGCTGAATCAAACCCAGAACCTCAACAAGAGCTTGAGAATGTTATAGAGGCAGAGAATGATGAGATAGAGGAACCCAGCAGATCACAGCCTCAAGGTGCATCTGCcacaggaaagaagaagaaaaggaagaggagaggcaAAAAGAAAGGATTTACTCATGAGGACAAGCACCAACACAAAGATggaacagagaaacaaaacagcataGAAGAAACAGATGTAGAGTTGATTAAAGGAGACAATTGGCCAAAAACTGAACCTAACATTGACAGTTCTGTCACTGAAACCTTCAAGGAATTAAAGATGGATCATATTGAAATTACGCAGGATAGACAAGAAACTGAGGATGTAGCTACAGAAGTAAGAGTGGAACCCACTGAATCATTTTCTCACAAGGGGGCACTCAACGAACCAAACATGGAGCATGTTACAAATGAGCATGAGGAGGAACAAAGTTTGGAAACTAAGACTGTACAAGAAGTAGAGGCATCTTTGAAAATCCCTTATCAAATGGAAACTACTAAGGAATCAAGAATAGAACCCACAAAAGATGAGCAGGACAAAGAACAGCTTTTGCAAATAGAGAAGGTAGAAGAAGTGGACTCTTTGACAAGCCCTTCAGACGCCAACCTGAGTGCATCTGATGTTACACTCATCTTAAACATTGAGGACACAGACAACAAAGAGTTTACTTCAAGTGTAGATGACCCTAAATTTGGAGACCCCTCAAATAATGGTGAAGACAATCCTAGTGAACCAGAAAATGTTCATCTTGTAGAGAATGAAGTTGGGTGTGTTGAGCAAACAAAACCTGAATGCACAACTAACAACAGCAGTTTTGAAACAAACAGTatccaaaacactgaaactgaatCTCACAATTCAAGCAATGGTGACATTACTGCTGATCAATCAGAGGAGTCAAACGATTTTCAGATGCTCAGTCTCAAAGGTTTGTCTCACTCAGAGTCACCCCCAGGACCTGAGGAGGCAACTGGGACAGTCAAAGAGCCTGGAGTAGATACGGAACGAGAAGGCTCTTCTCCCAGTGTCAGTTGTCATGGTGATCATCAGTCAGAGTTTAACCAAGACACGATAGAAAAAGAGAAGCTTACTGGAAACCTAAGGGAATCTGAAGATTTAATCGAGATAGATAGCTCCTTGCATGAAGAAGAAGGAGATACTTGTGACAGTGCAACATTTACGAAAAACACTGAATTGGAAGCTGAAGAGTGTCTTTTGGAGCCTGTGGCTCAGGCTGAACAATTTTGTGAAATAGAAAGCCAAAGAGTTATGTGCATTGATCAAACTGATGAATATCATGGGGAGGTGTCTTTAGAAACAAAAGCGATTACCACCACAACCATGTCAAGCAGAGGAGAGTCTTCAAGAGAAGTTTCTGAGATCGGCTTCCCTGTCGAACAGGAATCAGCTGCCGTAGAAGATTCAGGacaagaaaactgtaaaaattatCAGGAAAacgaaaaaagtatttttctttcagctgagCAACTGCATGAGTCTAGCAAAGACAAATCAGAGAATCATGGTTCCAATCCACCCAGCCAGCATGACAGTGATGAAGATGAGAACGAGCAGTCTTTTGATTTTGATGACATAGATATGGAAGCAGCCATTGCATCAAATCCCTCTGGAAATCCACAACAGGAAGAAGTTGAGGATGGAGTTGAAGTCATGTCCGATGAAGGCAACATTGATAGTTCAGGGCTGTGCCAAAGTAATACTGAACCACATGAAAATACACAAGACAAGACAGTTGATGATGAGACTGATGTGAAGTGTTTAGTTGAAGATAGTAATCGGGCAGGTACACTAGCTGAAGAGTCAAGCATCTTCCCCCAAGACAGCAAAAACACTCATGAAGAAGCTGACTGTGAGAAggaggaaaatgtgtgtgaagagCAAGTAAACACACAGAAGGATGAAACCAATGAAGCAGATGAAGCAAGTCTCGTTACAGAAGAAGGAAAGGGTTTGAGTGTTGTAGAGCACAATGCAACATCTTTAGATGTAGTAGAGGAAGGATTAGATGTCATTCAGCATGAAATGCAGGATAAAGATTTGCTTTTACCAAAGATTGCAGACCAAGGGACCAGCAACAAAGAGTCACCAGAGTCAGGGAAAGATTTGAAGAAGAACAGCAAGAAAGGCAAAGGCAAGAGCAGAGAGGAATGCAAGATGTCTTAG
- the lrrfip1a gene encoding putative leucine-rich repeat-containing protein DDB_G0290503 isoform X3, whose product MGTQGTGRKRSTKKERSTAEDDALNLIAREAEARLAAKRAARAEAREIRMKELERQQKEIFQVQKKYYGLNTKSDDRVDSKWGDIEQWMEDSERYSRSLQIHTLSDDDERLSMGSRGSVRGSPHKKSKKKKKHKHKDRDKNGYDDYYSVISSRSSRLSDESKGSRSSRLDLTSSRLSDDSRVSRASRVDLQPASYASSDLYSFNGLSSRNPGSTFNGYKSSLYEGSPCSGSRLVSGSVSHPLEYTSYRSSSSRASSRASSARASPVDNCSSVASYLRSKTSSNVLPRDLDNVTIPDFTDQLEDKDYLEKGSRAASILTTGTLTTSGGTSSRRGSGETAITVDAETSIREIKEIHELKDQIQDVETKYTQNLKDVKDVLAEMEEKYRKAMVSNAQLDNEKTNLMYQVDTLKDSLMELEELLSESRREFEEKVKEYEREKHAHSVLQFQFKEVKETLKQSEELLNEIRQLRIKQDGFVREISDLQETLEWKDKKIGALERQKEYTDAIRIERDELREEVVKLKDILKKHGIVLGPDLNINGDIGEAEVDGLPPSGDSVPNTAQDSQTSPTEGNSMLGNTEEIQLRSSAEEEVEPEQQQEMLKEEPKENHLSFDTHCNIADESTLKTSSEEQPIEKQQTCLPKEEDSIGDNVLSKDLNVDINGRPVTEAECVISKIICSPELGEILTSAEESVPERETAQGADLGEPSKSDLGEKEVKSGGVETQSDDSRGKCRKLFEEQECKQEVVEESNLRITESCPQQKGIEDVMKETLPESVSAESNPEPQQELENVIEAENDEIEEPSRSQPQGASATGKKKKRKRRGKKKGFTHEDKHQHKDGTEKQNSIEETDVELIKGDNWPKTEPNIDSSVTETFKELKMDHIEITQDRQETEDVATEVRVEPTESFSHKGALNEPNMEHVTNEHEEEQSLETKTVQEVEASLKIPYQMETTKESRIEPTKDEQDKEQLLQIEKVEEVDSLTSPSDANLSASDVTLILNIEDTDNKEFTSSVDDPKFGDPSNNGEDNPSEPENVHLVENEVGCVEQTKPECTTNNSSFETNSIQNTETESHNSSNGDITADQSEESNDFQMLSLKGLSHSESPPGPEEATGTVKEPGVDTEREGSSPSVSCHGDHQSEFNQDTIEKEKLTGNLRESEDLIEIDSSLHEEEGDTCDSATFTKNTELEAEECLLEPVAQAEQFCEIESQRVMCIDQTDEYHGEVSLETKAITTTTMSSRGESSREVSEIGFPVEQESAAVEDSGQENCKNYQENEKSIFLSAEQLHESSKDKSENHGSNPPSQHDSDEDENEQSFDFDDIDMEAAIASNPSGNPQQEEVEDGVEVMSDEGNIDSSGLCQSNTEPHENTQDKTVDDETDVKCLVEDSNRAGTLAEESSIFPQDSKNTHEEADCEKEENVCEEQVNTQKDETNEADEASLVTEEGKGLSVVEHNATSLDVVEEGLDVIQHEMQDKDLLLPKIADQGTSNKESPESGKDLKKNSKKGKGKSREECKMS is encoded by the exons GCAGAGGCCAGGCTCGCAGCGAAGAGGGCAGCCAGGGCAGAAGCCAGAGAGATCCGCATGAAGGAGCTTGAGAGACAACAGAAAGAG ATCTTTCAGGTGCAGAAG AAATATTATGGCTTGAACACCAAATCAGATGACCGTGTGGACAGTAAATGGGGAGATATTGAACAGTGGATG GAGGACAGTGAGAGATACTCACGTTCCTTACAGATACACACG CTCTCAGATGACGATGAGCGACTGTCAATGGGAAGCCGGGGCAGTGTCAGG GGCTCCCCTCATAAgaagtcaaagaaaaagaagaaacataagCACAAAGACAGAGAT AAGAATGGCTATGATGATTATTACAGCGTTATATCCAGCAGG TCCTCAAGACTCAGTGATGAAAGCAAAGGGTCTCGCTCTTCCAGGCTAGACCTAACG AGCTCCAGGCTGAGTGATGACAGCCGGGTGTCTCGTGCCTCCAGAGTAGACCTGCAGCCG GCATCTTATgcttcttctgacttgtataGCTTCAATGGTCTGTCTTCCAGAAACCCAGGTTCAACTTTCAATGGGTACAAG AGCTCCTTATATGAAGGAAGCCCCTGCAGTGGATCTCGGCTAGTCTCTGGCTCAGTCTCCCAT CCTTTAGAGTACACTAGTTATCgcagctccagctccagagCCTCCAGCAGGGCCAGTTCAGCCCGTGCCAGCCCAGTG GACAACTGCAGCTCAGTTGCAAGTTATTTAAGGAGTAAAACCAGCAGCAATGTCCTGCCCCGGGACCTGGACAATGTTACTATTCCTGACTTTACAGAT cagTTGGAGGACAAAGATTATCTTGAGAAG GGATCTCGAGCAGCTTCTATCTTAACAACAGGAACCCTAACCACCTCAGGTGGGACATCCTCCCGGAGAGGAAGTGGAGAGACAGCAATAACTGTAGATGCTGAGACCTCCATACGAGAAATCAAG GAGATTCATGAACTGAAGGATCAGATTCAAGATGTGGAAACCAAGTACACACAGAACCTAAAAGACGTCAAG GATGTATTAGCAGAAATGGAGGAGAAATATCGGAAAGCCATGGTGTCCAACGCCCAGCTGGataatgagaaaacaaacttGATGTACCAGGTGGACACACTCAAGGACTCACTCATGGAACTGGAGGAACTGTTGTCTGAGTCGCGCCGGGAATTTGAGGAGAAAGTCAAG GAATATGAGCGAGAGAAACATGCCCACAGTGTTCTTCAGTTCCAGTTCAAAGAAGTGAAAGAGACGCTAAAACAAAGTGAAGAGCTGCTAAAT GAGATTCGTCAGCTGCGTATAAAACAGGATGGTTTTGTTAGAGAAATATCAGACCTGCAGGAGACACTGGAGTGGAAGGATAAAAAAATTGGG GCTTTAGAGCGACAGAAAGAATACACAGATGCAATCCGAATTGAGCGAGATGAGCTCAGAGAAGAGGTTGTGAAGCTCAAAGACATTTTGAAG AAACATGGAATAGTATTGGGACCTGATCTGAACATCAATGGGGACATTGGTGAGGCAGAAGTTGATGGACTGCCCCCCAGTGGAGACTCTGTCCCAAACACAGCTCAGGATTCACAGACCTCCCCAACGGAGGGGAACAGCATGCTTG GCAACACAGAGGAGATACAGTTAAGAAGTAGTGCAGAGGAAGAGGTGGAACCAGAGCAGCAGCAAGAAATGCTGAAAGAGGAACCAAAAGAGAATCACTTGAGCTTTGATACACACTGTAATATTGCTGATGAGTCCACACTGAAAACATCTAGTGAGGAACAACCTatagaaaaacaacagacatgCTTACCCAAAGAAGAAGACAGCATCGGAGACAATGTCCTTAGCAAGGACTTAAATGTTGACATTAATGGCCGCCCAGTCACAGAAGCCGAATGTGTAATAAGTAAAATTATTTGCAGCCCTGAACTTGGAGAAATTTTAACAAGTGCTGAGGAAAGTGTTCCAGAAAGAGAAACTGCTCAGGGGGCAGATTTGGGAGAACCAAGTAAGTCTGATTTAGGGGAGAAAGAAGTCAAAAGCGGTGGTGTTGAAACACAGAGTGATGATAGTAGAGGTAAATGTAGAAAGCTTTTTGAAGAGCAAGAATGCAAACAGGAAGTTGTTGAGGAAAGTAATTTGAGGATTACAGAATCATGTCCTCAGCAAAAAGGAATAGAGGATGTTATGAAAGAAACCTTACCGGAGTCAGTCTCTGCTGAATCAAACCCAGAACCTCAACAAGAGCTTGAGAATGTTATAGAGGCAGAGAATGATGAGATAGAGGAACCCAGCAGATCACAGCCTCAAGGTGCATCTGCcacaggaaagaagaagaaaaggaagaggagaggcaAAAAGAAAGGATTTACTCATGAGGACAAGCACCAACACAAAGATggaacagagaaacaaaacagcataGAAGAAACAGATGTAGAGTTGATTAAAGGAGACAATTGGCCAAAAACTGAACCTAACATTGACAGTTCTGTCACTGAAACCTTCAAGGAATTAAAGATGGATCATATTGAAATTACGCAGGATAGACAAGAAACTGAGGATGTAGCTACAGAAGTAAGAGTGGAACCCACTGAATCATTTTCTCACAAGGGGGCACTCAACGAACCAAACATGGAGCATGTTACAAATGAGCATGAGGAGGAACAAAGTTTGGAAACTAAGACTGTACAAGAAGTAGAGGCATCTTTGAAAATCCCTTATCAAATGGAAACTACTAAGGAATCAAGAATAGAACCCACAAAAGATGAGCAGGACAAAGAACAGCTTTTGCAAATAGAGAAGGTAGAAGAAGTGGACTCTTTGACAAGCCCTTCAGACGCCAACCTGAGTGCATCTGATGTTACACTCATCTTAAACATTGAGGACACAGACAACAAAGAGTTTACTTCAAGTGTAGATGACCCTAAATTTGGAGACCCCTCAAATAATGGTGAAGACAATCCTAGTGAACCAGAAAATGTTCATCTTGTAGAGAATGAAGTTGGGTGTGTTGAGCAAACAAAACCTGAATGCACAACTAACAACAGCAGTTTTGAAACAAACAGTatccaaaacactgaaactgaatCTCACAATTCAAGCAATGGTGACATTACTGCTGATCAATCAGAGGAGTCAAACGATTTTCAGATGCTCAGTCTCAAAGGTTTGTCTCACTCAGAGTCACCCCCAGGACCTGAGGAGGCAACTGGGACAGTCAAAGAGCCTGGAGTAGATACGGAACGAGAAGGCTCTTCTCCCAGTGTCAGTTGTCATGGTGATCATCAGTCAGAGTTTAACCAAGACACGATAGAAAAAGAGAAGCTTACTGGAAACCTAAGGGAATCTGAAGATTTAATCGAGATAGATAGCTCCTTGCATGAAGAAGAAGGAGATACTTGTGACAGTGCAACATTTACGAAAAACACTGAATTGGAAGCTGAAGAGTGTCTTTTGGAGCCTGTGGCTCAGGCTGAACAATTTTGTGAAATAGAAAGCCAAAGAGTTATGTGCATTGATCAAACTGATGAATATCATGGGGAGGTGTCTTTAGAAACAAAAGCGATTACCACCACAACCATGTCAAGCAGAGGAGAGTCTTCAAGAGAAGTTTCTGAGATCGGCTTCCCTGTCGAACAGGAATCAGCTGCCGTAGAAGATTCAGGacaagaaaactgtaaaaattatCAGGAAAacgaaaaaagtatttttctttcagctgagCAACTGCATGAGTCTAGCAAAGACAAATCAGAGAATCATGGTTCCAATCCACCCAGCCAGCATGACAGTGATGAAGATGAGAACGAGCAGTCTTTTGATTTTGATGACATAGATATGGAAGCAGCCATTGCATCAAATCCCTCTGGAAATCCACAACAGGAAGAAGTTGAGGATGGAGTTGAAGTCATGTCCGATGAAGGCAACATTGATAGTTCAGGGCTGTGCCAAAGTAATACTGAACCACATGAAAATACACAAGACAAGACAGTTGATGATGAGACTGATGTGAAGTGTTTAGTTGAAGATAGTAATCGGGCAGGTACACTAGCTGAAGAGTCAAGCATCTTCCCCCAAGACAGCAAAAACACTCATGAAGAAGCTGACTGTGAGAAggaggaaaatgtgtgtgaagagCAAGTAAACACACAGAAGGATGAAACCAATGAAGCAGATGAAGCAAGTCTCGTTACAGAAGAAGGAAAGGGTTTGAGTGTTGTAGAGCACAATGCAACATCTTTAGATGTAGTAGAGGAAGGATTAGATGTCATTCAGCATGAAATGCAGGATAAAGATTTGCTTTTACCAAAGATTGCAGACCAAGGGACCAGCAACAAAGAGTCACCAGAGTCAGGGAAAGATTTGAAGAAGAACAGCAAGAAAGGCAAAGGCAAGAGCAGAGAGGAATGCAAGATGTCTTAG